The Bos mutus isolate GX-2022 chromosome 11, NWIPB_WYAK_1.1, whole genome shotgun sequence nucleotide sequence GGGGAGCGGGCGGGGGGCTGCGGCTGATGTAGTCACCAGCAGGGGTGCTTCTCCCGGGCTgctgcccagctctgccctgcGCACGCTCCAAACAGCAGCCTCCTTGCGTTTCCACGCACCGCGAGCCATCACAGCTTAGTCCTCTGGGGGGCGTGCTCTTGACCGTCACCCAGCTGGGTGAACGTTCTGTTGAGGAGTTCCCTCCAGGGCGGCACTCTGCTGCAGTGTCCCCTGCTCTGAAGATGCTCCCTGCAAGCTGCCTTGGGGCGTGCACTGCCGCCCTCAGGCTGAACAGGGGCCACTCTGCTGCGGGTCCCAGCAGGGCCAAGGCACACAGTCAGGCCTCTGAGCAGCCTGAGCAGCATCTGGTGGCCTGGGCCACCGTAACCTCAGCATCTGCTGCCCTTTCAAGGACTGGCCCGTGGCATAGCGGGCACCCTGGGGTGCCTGTGCGGGACCCTTCGAGTCAGGGACAAGAAGGAAACTAGCCCCGTGGGGTCAGAGGTCTGAGGGTCTCTGCTCACTGTGTCTTCTCCCTCACGCTGCCATTTCCCGCTGGGACTCCAGCATCTCGTAAGTACCAGGAGGACCTTGAGCCTGAGGGCGTGGTGGTGGTCCCTGGGGAACTCGCCCACCCGCACGTAGGTCGGGGCAGGCCAGGGACCTGGGCCCTGACCAGGAGGGCGTGCTGGGTCCTGGCGAGCAGCGAGCTGCACCAGGGCCTGTGGGGAGCTGGGCTGAGGACACGGCGAGGCAGGCTGGGACCCTCTGTCTGGCCCAGGGCCCTGGGTGCCTGCGGGCCCCGTTCTCGAGCCTCCGTCCCCACGTCTGTCCCTCCCGCCTGCGGCCAAGGGCAGTGCTGACTCGTGGCGGTTTCCCAGGGTGTTCAGGGGCTACGCGGAGAGGAAGCGCCGGAAACGGGAGAATGATTCCGCGTCTGTAATCCAGAGGTAGGGCCTGCCAGCCACTCGCCACCAGGGTCTGTCTCTTGTCTGTTCTGGTCTAGCCTGGGCCCCCCCAGTCCAGTGGACCTGATGGGGAAGGGCGGTGGCGACCACTGGCCTGGCCCTGCTCTGGGGACGCGTGCAGGCAGGAGGGGTCGTGTGGCCTGAGCTCCCAGGCCTGTGTGTTGGGGACACACTGAGCTGAACCGCAGCCAGTAGGCCCACGCATGCCTTTCTTGGGCCCTTGAAGCCCAGAGCTGTGGGATCAGCAGGCAGGCTTATCCTCCCAAACCCCACCTCAGATGTGTCCAGGAAGCTTGACTGTCTGTCTTGCAAATGGGGCCTTGGCAGGACACAAAGTTTGGAGTTCAAGAGACCTGCCTCTGAGGCGGCCTAGGGACACAACATCAGGAGTGGGGGCATCTGCTGGCCCCAGGCCCACCTTGCAGTGCGGCCCGCTGTGCTGCCTTGGCCATCGTGCGCGGGAAGCAGGAACTCTTGACTCCTTGAgaagggggttgggggtggtcaGAGTGTGCCTGGGTGCacggagggaagggaagggtgggCAGCAGGGATGGGAGACCAAGTGCACAGGTCACCAAGGGAGCTGTcctgggaggagggtggggggcaaCAGGAAGCTTGATAACCTTGCTTGTGTCCCAGCGGCCAATGGGCTGGGAGGCTCGAGGAAGAGAAGACCGGGTGGGATTGGCCTGTGGAAGAGCTGGGGGCGCCGGGAGGGCACCCCTCACGGAAAGGGACGAAGTCGGGGAGGGGAGCACGGAGGAGGAGCATGCCCAGCCCTCCTGGTGGCCCTCAGCAGCACCCCTGTCCTTCCACCCCTAGGAACTTCCGCAAACACCTGCGCATGGTCGGCAGCCGGCGGGTGAAGGCCCAGAGTAAGGCCCAGAGTGAGGCGAACGGGTGGGCGGTGCTGCTCTTGGCCGACTGCGGCTTGGCGTGCTGCTCTCTGCGCCCCCAACCTTCCCACACCCAGGCTCCGCCCAAAGGACAGGGCCCCGCCCCTTCACGCAGACTCCGCCCTTGTCCCCCTACCCTGCCCGGTCCGCCTTTTGCCCCTCTCCTACCCGTCCCATTGCAGCGGCATCCTGCACCCTCCAGACCCCGCCGGCCCGCGTCCTGCCCAGCCGCCGATCCCAGCCACCTCCCGTGGCTGCAGGCCACGTCCCTAACGGGCTCTGCTCTCACTGCAGCGTTCGCCGAGCGGCGCGAGCGGAGCTTCAGCCGGTCCTGGAGCGACCCCACCCCCATGAAAGCCGACACCTCTCACGACTCCCGAGACAGTAGGTGCCCGGCACCGCAGGCCGGCCCACCTTCCCCAGAGGCTCCCCTAGGCCCCCAGCCCCACGCTTCCAGCACCCAGACGGCTGGGCTTCTGCGCTTCCGCTGGACCTCGGTTTATTGGGCTGAGGGGGGCGCTCTGACACCTCCAGTCTTCTGGGTAGGGGTTACTAAGGGCCAGGGTTCACTGGCTACCCTGCCTGGTGCCCCTAACGCCGGAAACCTGCAGTACCTGATTTCTCCTTGGCCCAGACGCCAGGCACACTGGGCTGGAGCTGACACTTGCACCTCGGCTCCCACTGGCCTTGCCCTAGGGCCCACAGCCTTCCCTGCCAGGCAGCCTCCAGCTGGTGGCAGCAGCCCGGCTTGCCCTCAGCTTGGCTCTCTTACCTGCCCTGGGTTTCTCACTGGCCTGGAGGGCCCTCTGGGACACGGCTTGCTGGCTCTGTCCCCTgcccatctctggggttgcagccAGGGCGGGTCGTACTCCAGATGGTCCTCAGCCTGGTGGCACGTCCTGCCCTCCAGGTAGTGACCTGCAGAGCTCCCATTGCACCTTGGGCGAGGCTTTCGAGGACCTGGACTGGGAGACTGAGAAGGGCCTGGAGGCTGTAGCCTGTGACACTGAGGGCTTCGTGCCACCCAAGGTCATGGTGAGGCCCGGTGCAGCTACTGCTcagtggtgggggcggggtggggggctccaGGACGGCCAAGGCCCTGAGTGCCTCCCCTGTCCACAGCTCATTTCCTCCAAAGTGCCCAAAGCCGAGTACATCCCCACCATCATACGCAGGGACGACCCCGCCATCATCCCCATCCTCTACGTGAGTGCTTCTGTCTCGGGGTTGGGTGGGGGAGCACTGTCCCGATCCTTTATGTGAGTGCTCCCAGCCCTATCTTGGGTCGCGTGGGGGCACTATCCTTATCCTCTGTGTAAGTGCTCCCAGCCCCGTCTCAGGGTTGGGTGGGGGGCACTATCCCCATCCTCTATATGAGTGCTCCCAGCCCCGTCTTGGGGTCTGGTGGGGGCACTATCCCCATCCTCTATGTGAGTGCTCCCAGCCCCGTCTTGGGGTCGGGTGGGGCACTATCCTCATCCTCTGTGGGAGTGCTCCCAGCCCCGTCTCAGGGTCGGGTGGGGTGCTATCCCCCTCCTCTATGTGAGTGCTCCCAGCCCCGTTTAGGGTTGGGTGGGGGGGCACTATCCCCATCCTCTACGTGAGTGCTCCCAGCCCCATCTTGGGATCGGGTGGGGCGCTATCCCCCTCCTCTATGTGAGTGCTCCCAGCCCCGTCTCAGGGTTGGGTGGGGGGGCGCTATCCCCATCCTCTACGTGAGTGCTCCCAGCCCCGTCTCAGGGTTGGGTGGGGGGGCGCTATCCCCATCCTCTACGTGAGTGCTCCCAGCCCCGTCTCAGGTCGGGTGGGAAGCGCTATCCCCATCCTCTACGTGAGTGCTCCCAGCCCTGTCTCGGCGTCTGGTGGGGGCGCTATCCCCATCCTCTACGTGAGTGCTCCCAGCCCCGTCTCAGGTCGGGTGGGAAGCGCTATCCCCATCCTCTACGTGAATGCTCCCAGCCCCGTCTCGGGGTCTGGTGGGGGCGCTATCCCCATCCTCTACTTGAGTACTCCCAGCCCCATCTCGGGTCGAGTGGGTAGCACTGCCCGAGAGGGGCTCTAACCTGGGATCTTGTCTTCCCTAGGACCATGAGCATGCAACCTTCGAGGACATCCTGGGTATGTGCCCTCTGACCCCTCTGCCTTCTGATCTCcgaggggcgggggggagggtggggggaggcgcAGACGGACGGTGGGGGCAGCATTCatacccctccctccccagaggaGATAGAGAAGAAGCTGAATATCTACCACAAGGGGGCCAAAATCTGGAAGATGCTGATTTTCTGCCAGGTAGGGCTCAGCCCTTCCTGCCCGGGAGTGGGGCCGGGGTGGAGGATGCCACCTCCAGAGATATGCACGTTTGCATCTGCACGTGTTGAGGGAACAGTGGTTGGACACCCCCAGCGTGCAGTCCCATCCCACTAACCGCAGACTCTCACAGGGTGGGCCAGGACACTTGTACCTGCTCAAGAACAAGGTGGCCACCTTTGCCaaagtggagaaggaagaggacatGATCCAGTGAGCAGGGGTGCccggggggctggggggcaggggccaGTGTCTGCTGGGGTACCATGTCCCCTCTCACTTGGCGGTCGGGCTGGAGGCTGCCTGTGACCACCCCTTCCCCACCAGCTTCTGGAAGCGGTTGAGCCGCTTAATGAGCAAAGTGAACCCTGAGCCGAACGTCATCCACGTCATGGGCTGCTACGTCCTGGGGAACCCCAATGGGGAGAAGGTACAGCACCCTGCTTCTCTGCAGACTCCCTTTCCGTCTCAGCCCTCCCATAGAGATCCCCGTGCCTGGCCTCACCAGCTGGGGCTTCTTGCTCCCCATCCCCGCTTCTCCCCGCCGCTGTCTTGCTCTGCCCTGCACTCAGAGTCCACTCCCTCCTTTCAGCTCTTCCAGAACCTCAGGACCCTCATGACTCCTTACAGGGTCATCTTCGAGTCGCCCCTGGAGCTGTCGGCTCAAGGTGAGCGCTGGGCTGGCCGGCCGGGGCGTGGTGTCCCCGCGGgcgaggcggggcggggggcggggcggggtgtcCCGGAGGCGGGGCTGAGCCCGCCCTCGCCCCTCCCGCCTCAGGGAAGCAGATGATCGAGACCTACTTTGACTTCCGGCTGTACCGCCTGTGGAAGAGCCGCCAGCACTCGAAGCTGCTGGACTTTGAGGACGTTCTGTGAGGGGCGGGACCGCCGCCCGGCCGCTCCCTCAGACCGGCGCCAGGCTGGGCCGCTGCGAGCTGCCCGGTGCCGCGTGGGTCCCGGTCTTCACGGCCACTTCAGGGCATCTCAGACGTCGCTCAGGTTCCCTCCCAGGGCTCCGGTCCTCACGGCACCACGGGTCTCAGCGGCCACCGCCCCCGCGCCCCGGAGGAGCCCCCGCGGCTGGCGGATGCTGCCCGGGCCTCGCCTGGAGGCTCAGCGCTGGGGCGGCGCCTCTGCAGGTTCATAGAAATAAGTGCAATTTTCTACAACCCCTGAGACAATTCAAAGGGAAGCAGCGTTACTAGTTAACTAGTTAAGTGCTGAGTTACTAGTCATGGCATAGATCACCCGGCTCAACGTGTGTCCAGGACCCTCTGCCTCAGCTCCCCAGCCCTGCCGTATCCGATCACCAGCACCAGGGCGGCCCGTCTGCCCGGCCTGGCTCCGTCCCGGCCGAGTCCCTGATGGTCTGTGCTTGCGCTGCCCTCGCCCCTGCTTCCCTGACCGCGGCACCGGCTCGCGGGGGTGCCCAAGGGCAGCGGGGACACGCCTTCCTTTCACTCGGAGGGCGCCCTGGGTCGAGCCAGGCCCTGCCTGCTCCCCGGCCCCCTGTACCCAACCGGCTCCCCGCTGCTGTTCGGCTCAGCTTTTGGCAGCCGAGCTCTGAAGGCCTCTCCCGGTGCAGGGGCTTGGGTCTTGGCGGGGCCTGCCGGGGCTGGGTCCTGGCGGGTGAAACTCCTGCCGCCTGCCGCATGGGGGCCTGGACCCCCCGCAGCCTGGCCCGAGGGAGGGCGGGGCAGCCGCTGGGCTGTGCACACGCAGCCTGCCGGTGGCCCAGTGGGCCGGCCCTTGTACATAGCTGGCGCTCGGGGGCTGGCCCCCCTGTGCAGAGTGTGGTCTGAGAAACCCGGCTGTGCCCCCCGTCGAGGGGAGAGGGGGGCTTGTGCCGGGCTATGAACAATGTACGACACCCTGTAGAGTGACCATTAAATCTGACCCTCTGCTGCGGCCACTGCGTGGGTCTCCTCTCTCAGCGCCGTGCACTGCCTCTCTGGACCCAGAAGATTCTGGGCCTGCTGATCTGAGCTTGTTGCTGTGGTGGCCGCCTGTGCACCCTGGCCCGGACTGAGGGGCACGGGCGGGTGGTCTGCAGATGAGGGCAGAGACGCCGCGCCCGcagcctctgccccacccctgcaCACAGAGCTGAGGGCCCCGTGGTCAGCAGTGtggccacaaggggagcccaggAAGTGATCACAGGGCCGGCTGGCCACCCCGACGTGTGCCATGCCCCCTGTACCCAGTGACCAGGATGTTGTTGGGTCCAGCTGGgcctggcttccctggaggtttcTGGTCCAGTTGCCGGTGGGCAGATCAACAGGTGGCAGGTGGGTTCATCTAGGCTACcaagggctggggagggtgggaggctgCCCATGGTGGCCTGAGTgagggctgggaggctgggggtCCCGGGGACTTGGAGGCTGGTGGCCTGGAAGGGGGTGATGTTGCCAGGAGAACTCACGTCTAGATGAAAGTCTGGGCGAGGAGCCAGGCGGATAGCCCCCCAGTGCGACCCACCCACCTCTCCCTGGGCTTAGGCGGCACGACGGCCGTGTCACCTGCCGACCTGACCTGGGGCTGCCAGAAGCTTTGTCACGTGCCCCCGCCCCTCTCCCGACCTCCCACAGGGATGCTGGAGTCCATCTGGGCTGCTTCAGCAAGTAGACTTGCCCCACAGTCTTCAGGGTCAGCCTGGTGGATCAGGGCTGGCAGGGTCTGCCCTCGGAAGACTTGAGGTCTTGCATTTGGTCCACGAGCTTCCCTCCCTCACGCACAGAACCACCAGAAGCATGATGAGGGGGCGTCAAATCCAGAAGGCACCCAGGAGCAAAGCGGTGTAAACACAGAAAGCATTGTGGGAAAAGAACAGAGGGAGGGGGTGGCAGACGTGGAGGCAGGCTGGGTGGGGGTGCCGAAGCAACCTCAGGTCTGCAGCCTCTGCACACCCACCTCAGCTGGGAGCAGCAGCCACCAGGGGGCTGAGGAGAAGTGCTGGCACCTAGTGGGAGAGGTAAGGGCTCCCCTGGGGGCTCAATGGGTAACAGTCTGTCTgccaagagacgtgggttcgatccctaggttgggaagatcccctggagtaggaaatggcaacccactccagccttcttgtctggaaaattccatggacagaggagcctgacaggctaccgtccgtggattgcaaagagttgaacacaggtgagcaactgagcaagcatgcacatGAGGGATTGAGGTCCTTCCCATACGAAGGTTTATATTAACaagaaagagacagagccaaCAGGGAGAGTGAGTGGAGGGCTGAATCGACACctcacagagaaagaaatcaagCGGCCTATAAAAAGCCAGTGAAGGGAAAGAGATGTGTCCTGCCTGTTGgttttgcaaacattttaaagGATCTGAGTCACCCTGTGCTGGTGACTGTGTGGGGAGGAGATCATGTTAATTGCTGTAGACTTCTTGGAAAGCAATCTGACAATAGCTCTTAAAACGTAATTGGTAAACATGGAGCCAGCACCTCCCAGGACCTGCATGGGTGTCCATGTGCCACAGCTCACGCCACTAATGGGGGCCAGCCAGGTCATGGGGACGGCCGTCCCAGAAGCAGCACATCATTCCCAAGTGGGGTTTTGAGGGAGAAAGATGGTTGGGCTCACAAGAGGCCTGCACGTTCTCCGTTTAAACTGAAGAGGTCACACAGATGGGTGTGTGACCTCCCGTGACACGTGAACCCTTTTAATTACCCGGGCAGGCCTGCTGTCCAGCCCTCACCTCCTGGGACAGCATGGGCAGAGGTGGCCCCGGCCTGCCCTCTCTACCTTCCTGCTCTCTCCAAGCCTTGCAGCGTGCACACCCCAGCCTACATGGCCACGCTCACCCCCACAACCCCACACAGTGTCCCCCGCGCGCCTGATGCCCTGCTCTGGATGTGTGCCCCAGGGGACAGAGCCACAGCACATCTGCCTTGTTTAGAACCTTCCATCACCATCAGGATGAAACTCAGACCCACCATCTGCCCTGCTTCCAGAAAGGACACGCTGTACCAACAACTCCTTTAATAGGTTTGTGTCCAGAGTCTCATGTGAGTTCCCAGGGAGGAGTCAGAGATCAGGATTAGGAAGGCAATCATCAAAGCCACGGTGGGAGGCACCCTCCATTGGTTCCAGCCCTTGCAGTGGTCACTAGACTGGGCCAGGTCTGTCTGAGAACCAGGAAGACAGTCACGTGGACTAGACATGCTGTGTATATCAGATAGGCTCAAGGGCTGGGAAGGGAACTGTCGGTGGGGGTGGGAACCAGGATCTGTAAAGCACAGGAAAACCACCTGCAAAGGTATTTATGAGTCCTTGGCCTTGCTCCCAGGGCTGTGTGGGCTGAATCCAACCAGCACCTGCAGCAGCGGCCCAGCCCACTCCCAGACCCACCCTTAGAGTGTGGCTGAATCCCCAGCACTCTCCACAGGCCACAGACAAGACCTCAGTCTCATACAGGGTACTCGAAACATTACAGACCGGAAGAGCCATAGAGATCTTGACCAGCAGACACAGGCTGCCAGCAGGTGCCAAGGATGAGAAGCCGCGGTGTTGAAATTATCTGATGAAGACTTGGAAGAGCTGTTGTAAAGATGCTCAAATAATAAAACAGCCAGTTGTTACCAGCAATGTGGGTTTATTTGGGAACAGGAAATAATTGGAATGCAAGACGAGAAAACTAAGGTGAACCATAAGCAAGtacagagaacaaaagaaagaaagctctATCATAGAGAAAGGGGGTTGGAAGGGCTGTTCTAAACAGAGAGCCCATTGGAGGAAGCCGGGAGCCCGAAGTGTGGCGGCTTTCCATGGGTCGCACGGCGACAGCCTCTCATTGGCTGAGCTGTTGCCGGCCGGGGAGAAAATCTCCCGCCTGGGGCGCAGGTCTGCACCTTCCCGTGGGGTCTGCGACCGAGGCTGCGCCGCAGGCCCTCGGGGCTTCCCGGGCGGCGCTGGTGGTAGAGAGTCGCCTTCCggtataggagacctgggtttgctccctggacGGGAAGACCAAGGTCCCCACCCCAGTTCTGCCTGGAGAGTCCACGGACCGAGGAGCGGGCGCCGGTCCGGGGTCGCCAAGGGTCGGGCGTGACTGAGACCGACCCTCGGTAGGGCTGAGAGCGCCCCCTTCTGGCCTCGCGTTAAACAAGGTTTCTGCTTACTAATTTTCACATTTCCCCTCTTTGATGAAGATTTTCCTCTAAAAGTGTTGCTtatcaacacattttttaaatggattcaGTGACTTTTTGTCAGTGCCAGGGAGGACCTTTCCTGGATATCATGTCCCTCTTGGAAGAGAGGTTGGAAAACTCTGGAGGCACATTCAAGTAACAGAGGGGTAGGCCAGAGGTCTCAGGGATTTCCCTTCTGAAGCGTGTCttagaacagtgactgcagcaagGGCACACGCGACTCGGAGAGAAACAAGCACTTGGAGAAGGCGCGGTACAGGAATGACATGAAGCAATAGCTGATGAACTCTCCCCCAAACAGGGAAACTGCAGGGACTTcttgtttatttaaattgaagtatagttgatttccaatacTGGGTTATCAGAGACTTTCTCATTTGGGAAAGACTGTCAGTCACACAGCCTGCAGGTCACACATCCAGCCCGTAAATTTTGGTAAGATTGCAGAGTTAGTTAGTAGTCCAGATGAGAGAGGTGTGTGAATTTCAGACCATCTAACAAGCCTGATCTGGCGTCGGCTCAGATGTGGTCTGCTTCAGTTCCAGAAAGTCTTCACTTTCAGGTCTCCAGTTGGTGTGCAGGGGTGGGCACTCTCGGCGTGTCACCTGGATCCAGAGTCTCTTCCCTGGAGCCTGTAATAGCCcaattgggaaaagaatttgaaaaagaacgaCACGTGTGTAGGTATacctgaatcaccttgctgtaccctgaaactaacacaacattgtcaatcaactatgtttcaatataaaacaaaacttaaatACAGGGGCAGATTCTGAGAGGTTCAGagcaggaggaagtggggagagcTGCACGTACAAAGGCAGCTCAGTGAGAGAATTAGAAAGCGGCCGCCGAGGGCAAGGAGGAGGTGAAAGCTGAGCAGAAGAGCCCGAAGAAGGTGGGGGCGCGGAGAGGCCACTGAGCACACggggctgctgagcacacgggactgctgagcacacggggctgagcacacggggctgctgagcacacggggctgcTGAGCGCACGGGGTGCTGAGCGCACGGGGTGCTGAGCACACGGGACTGCTGAGCGCACGGGACTGCTGAGCGCACGGGGTGCTGAGCGCACGGGGCTGAGCACACAGGGCTGCTGAGCAAACggggctgctgagcacacggggctgagcacacggggctgctgagcacacggggctgctgagcacacggggctgagcacacggggctgctgagcacacaaggctgctgagcacacggggctgagcacacgggtgctgagcacacggggctgagcacacggggctgctgagcacacggggTGCTGAGCACGGGGGCTGCTGAGCTGCgggctgctgagcacacggggctgctgagcacacggggctgctgagcacacggggctgaGCACACAgggctgctgagcacacgggactgctgagcacacgggactgctgagcacacggggtgctgagcacacgggactgctgagcacacggggctgaGCACACGGGGTGCTGAGCACACGGGACTGCTGAGCGCACGGGACTGCTGAGCGCACggggctgctgagcacacggactgctgagcacacggggctgaGCACACGGGGTGCTGAGCACACGGGACTGCTGAGCGCGGGACTGCTGAGCGCACGGGGCTGAGCACACAGGGCTACTGAGCACACGGGACTGCTGAGCACACGGGACTGCACGGGTGCTGAGCACACAGGGCTACTGAGCACACGGGGCTGCTCAGCACACTGAGCACACGGGACTGAGCACACGGGCTGAGCACAGggggctgctgagcacacgggctgctgagcacacggggctgaGCACACAGGGGTGCTGAGCACGGGGCGGGACACGGGGGCTGAGCACACGGGACTGCTGAGCGCACGGGGCTGCACACGGGTGCGCACACGGGTGCTGCGCACACgggctgctgagcacacggggctgaGCACACAGGGCTGCTCAGCACACGGGgtgctgagcacacggggctgctgagcacacggggctgcTGAGCACATGGAGCTGAGCACACTGGACTGCTGAGCACACGGGactgctgagcacacggggctgctgagcacacggggctgaGCACACGGGCTGCTGAGCACATGGGGCTGAGCACACGGGactgctgagcacacggggctgctgagcacacggggctgctgagcacacgggTGCTGAGCGCACGGGCGGGGCTGAGACACAGGGCTGCTGAGCACGGGTGCGGGactgctgagcacacggggctgctgagcacacggggctgagcacacggggctgaGCACACGGGGTGCTGAGCGCACGGGGCTGAGCACACGGGACTGCTGAGCGCACGgggctgagcacacggggctgctgagcacacggggctgcTGAGCACATGGGGCTGCTGAATGCACGGGGCTGAGCACGGGGTGCACACGGGGCTGAGCACACGGGCTGCTGAGCACATGGGACTGCTGAGCACAGGGGGGCTGAGCACGCGGGGCTgggctgagcacacggggctgctgagcacacgggACTGCTGAGCGCACGGGGCTGAGCACACCgggctgctgagcacacgggactgctgagcacacggggctgctgagcacacgggCTGAGCACGGGCTGGCGCGCgggctgctgagcacacgggactgctgagcacacggggctgctgagcacacgggtgctgagcacacggggctgctgagcacacgggactgctgagcacacgggctgctgagcacacgggctgagcacacggggctgcTCAGCACACGGGCTGAGCACACgggctgctgagcacacggggctgaGCACGGCAGGGGTGCTCAGCACACGgggctgagcacacggggctACTGAGCACACGGGactgctgagcacacggggctgctgagcacacggggctgagcacacggggctgcTCAGCACACGGGACTGAGCACACGGGGCTGAGCACACGGGGTGCTGAGCACACGGGGGTGCTGAGCACACGGGGTGCTGAGCACATGGGACTGCTGAGCACACGGGCTGCTCACACgggctgctgagcacacggggctgcTGAGCACATGGGGCTGCTGAATGCACGGGGCTGAGCACACGGGGTGCTGAGCGCACGgggctgagcacacggggctgcTGAGCACATGGGACTGCTGAGCACAGGGGGCTGCTGAGCGCACGgggctgagcacacggggctgaGCACACGGGACTGCTGAGCACACAGGGCTGAGCACACCgggctgctgagcacacgggactgctgagcacacggggctgcTGAGCGCACGGGGCTGAGCGCACCgggctgctgagcacacgggACTGCTGAGCGCACGGGGCTGCTGAGCGCACGGGGCTGCACAGGGACTGCTGGGGCTGCTGAGCACggggctgctgagcacacgggCTGAGCACGGGGCTGAGAGCACGGGGCTGCTGAGCACATGGGGCTGCTGAACACACGGGGCTGAGCACACGGGACTGCTGAGCACGCgggctgctgagcacacgggCTGCTGAGCACATGGGGCTGCTCAGCACAggggctgctgagcacacggg carries:
- the NSMF gene encoding NMDA receptor synaptonuclear signaling and neuronal migration factor isoform X2, which codes for MGAVASRRRALRSEAMSSVAAKVRAARAFGEYLSQSHPENRNGADHLLADACSGHDGSPEMQPAPQNKRRLSLISNGRYEGSLPEEAASGKPAGEGPQPRVYTISGEPALLPGPEAEAIELAVVKGRRQLEQHPHHHSQPLRASPGGSHEDVSRPCQSWAGSRQGSKECPGCAQLAPSPSPQAFGVDQPPLPEAPGRRKKLERMYSVDRVSDDVPIRTWFPKENLFSFQTATTTMQAVFRGYAERKRRKRENDSASVIQRNFRKHLRMVGSRRVKAQSSDLQSSHCTLGEAFEDLDWETEKGLEAVACDTEGFVPPKVMLISSKVPKAEYIPTIIRRDDPAIIPILYDHEHATFEDILEEIEKKLNIYHKGAKIWKMLIFCQGGPGHLYLLKNKVATFAKVEKEEDMIHFWKRLSRLMSKVNPEPNVIHVMGCYVLGNPNGEKLFQNLRTLMTPYRVIFESPLELSAQGKQMIETYFDFRLYRLWKSRQHSKLLDFEDVL
- the NSMF gene encoding NMDA receptor synaptonuclear signaling and neuronal migration factor isoform X1, with product MGAVASRRRALRSEAMSSVAAKVRAARAFGEYLSQSHPENRNGADHLLADACSGHDGSPEMQPAPQNKRRLSLISNGRYEGSLPEEAASGKPAGEGPQPRVYTISGEPALLPGPEAEAIELAVVKGRRQLEQHPHHHSQPLRASPGGSHEDVSRPCQSWAGSRQGSKECPGCAQLAPSPSPQAFGVDQPPLPEAPGRRKKLERMYSVDRVSDDVPIRTWFPKENLFSFQTATTTMQAVFRGYAERKRRKRENDSASVIQRNFRKHLRMVGSRRVKAQTFAERRERSFSRSWSDPTPMKADTSHDSRDSSDLQSSHCTLGEAFEDLDWETEKGLEAVACDTEGFVPPKVMLISSKVPKAEYIPTIIRRDDPAIIPILYDHEHATFEDILEEIEKKLNIYHKGAKIWKMLIFCQGGPGHLYLLKNKVATFAKVEKEEDMIHFWKRLSRLMSKVNPEPNVIHVMGCYVLGNPNGEKLFQNLRTLMTPYRVIFESPLELSAQGKQMIETYFDFRLYRLWKSRQHSKLLDFEDVL